Proteins encoded within one genomic window of Rubritalea squalenifaciens DSM 18772:
- a CDS encoding RrF2 family transcriptional regulator, with protein MRVSQKLEYACRAMAQLAKRADGQTITRLDEIAQREDVSANFLVQILNDLRRADLVISKRGKLGGYLLGRKAEEISLYDIVNAVDPSVLGSSATTDGESGELIRQAWDNVGNTLNNALKNITLDTLLSQGNNTMFYI; from the coding sequence GTGAGAGTATCCCAGAAATTAGAATACGCCTGCCGTGCTATGGCTCAACTCGCAAAGCGAGCCGATGGCCAGACTATTACACGCCTTGACGAGATTGCGCAACGTGAAGACGTGTCTGCAAATTTCTTGGTGCAGATTTTGAACGACCTTCGCCGTGCAGATCTCGTTATTAGTAAGCGAGGCAAGCTAGGTGGCTACCTTCTCGGAAGAAAAGCTGAAGAAATATCACTTTACGATATTGTCAATGCTGTAGACCCATCCGTGTTGGGATCTTCTGCTACTACTGACGGTGAATCTGGAGAGCTGATTCGTCAGGCGTGGGACAATGTGGGCAACACTTTAAACAACGCCCTTAAGAATATCACTTTGGACACCCTCCTAAGCCAAGGCAATAACACGATGTTTTACATCTAA
- the cysE gene encoding serine O-acetyltransferase, with translation MTINSSPNAVTLCQSHSITVDEVWQAVRNKAESLAKNEPQLQSLLSDVILDRPCLGTALAARLSRKLGREDMSRGELMPLLKDVFVNNPMVTRSAAADMMAIYERDPACKSPMEPMLFFKGFMAMATYRVSHFLWKMDRTSLALYFQSICSEVFGVDIHPAARIGCGILLDHATSVVIGETAIVEDNVSILHEVTLGGTGKVEGDRHPIVRSGVLIGAGSKILGRVEIGRCAKIGAGSVVLNDVPAHATVAGVPAVIVGQASEDSPALEMNQSIECGQI, from the coding sequence ATGACCATAAATTCTAGTCCTAATGCTGTCACTTTGTGTCAGTCTCACTCAATCACGGTTGATGAGGTCTGGCAGGCAGTAAGAAATAAAGCAGAAAGTCTGGCAAAAAATGAGCCTCAACTTCAGTCACTTCTCTCAGATGTGATCTTGGATCGACCATGTTTGGGGACAGCTCTGGCGGCTCGTCTCTCCCGTAAATTGGGCAGAGAGGACATGAGTCGCGGAGAGTTGATGCCTTTGCTAAAGGATGTATTCGTAAACAATCCTATGGTCACCCGTAGTGCCGCAGCGGACATGATGGCCATTTATGAGCGTGATCCTGCCTGTAAGTCACCGATGGAGCCTATGCTGTTCTTTAAAGGCTTCATGGCAATGGCGACCTATCGTGTATCTCATTTCTTGTGGAAGATGGACCGTACCTCACTGGCTTTGTATTTCCAGAGCATCTGTAGCGAGGTGTTCGGGGTAGATATTCACCCGGCAGCGCGCATCGGTTGCGGTATTCTCCTGGACCATGCGACTAGCGTGGTGATCGGTGAGACTGCCATTGTTGAGGATAATGTATCCATTCTCCATGAAGTGACCTTGGGAGGTACTGGTAAAGTGGAGGGTGACCGTCACCCTATCGTTCGCAGCGGAGTTCTGATCGGAGCGGGTTCCAAGATTTTGGGGCGCGTGGAAATCGGCCGCTGTGCCAAGATTGGTGCAGGTAGCGTGGTGCTTAATGATGTGCCGGCGCATGCGACTGTGGCTGGGGTGCCAGCTGTGATTGTAGGCCAAGCATCAGAGGATTCTCCAGCTCTGGAGATGAATCAAAGTATCGAGTGCGGTCAAATTTAG
- the gluQRS gene encoding tRNA glutamyl-Q(34) synthetase GluQRS: MPSATKPVVTRFAPSPTGHLHLGHLYAALIARDYAKDHGGKFLLRFEDIDITRVRPHFYDDIEEDLHWMGISWTGTPLRQTDRSSAYEQALETLKSLGVVYPCFCTRKDIERELQHLTRAPHGPEGPLYPGTCLKLSPDQASTRLSQGESPAWRFNASKASQLCGPLSFDDQNFGKIAVAPNLLGDTILARKDIGTSYHIAVVIDDAYQEISHVTRGKDLLASTHLHRMLQTLLKLPTPSYLHHDLIADAEGNRLAKRHQSLSIRSLREEGYSPEQVWVMLEKAPKI; the protein is encoded by the coding sequence ATGCCGTCAGCAACCAAGCCAGTCGTCACCCGCTTCGCGCCCTCGCCGACTGGCCACTTGCACCTTGGCCATCTCTATGCGGCTCTCATTGCCCGTGATTATGCCAAGGATCACGGCGGCAAGTTTCTTCTCCGTTTCGAAGACATCGATATCACCAGAGTCCGCCCGCACTTCTACGATGATATAGAAGAAGACCTCCATTGGATGGGTATATCATGGACAGGGACACCACTCAGACAGACTGACCGATCAAGCGCTTATGAACAGGCCTTGGAGACATTAAAATCACTCGGCGTAGTCTATCCCTGCTTTTGCACGAGAAAAGACATCGAGCGCGAACTCCAGCATCTCACACGCGCCCCCCATGGCCCAGAAGGCCCCCTCTACCCCGGAACCTGCTTGAAACTCAGCCCAGATCAAGCGTCCACCAGACTTAGCCAAGGTGAATCACCAGCATGGCGCTTCAATGCCAGCAAAGCCTCCCAGCTCTGTGGACCTCTTAGCTTCGACGATCAAAATTTCGGTAAAATCGCAGTAGCCCCAAATCTTCTTGGCGACACGATTCTGGCCCGCAAGGACATCGGCACCTCCTACCATATTGCAGTCGTCATTGATGACGCCTATCAAGAGATCAGCCACGTCACTCGCGGAAAAGACCTGCTAGCCTCTACCCATCTGCACCGGATGCTGCAGACCCTACTCAAGCTGCCCACTCCATCCTACCTTCATCACGACCTGATAGCCGATGCCGAAGGAAACCGCCTGGCCAAGCGCCACCAATCTTTATCCATCCGTAGCCTGAGAGAAGAAGGCTACTCACCTGAGCAAGTATGGGTGATGCTGGAAAAGGCTCCTAAGATCTAG
- the rho gene encoding transcription termination factor Rho has translation MSEAKTEGVTPEEKAAPKKKTAKKAAKKATAKKAAKKTTKKVAAKKTAKKAAKKVAAKKVAADSAQAELNFVAESSASPAPKAEKKPAAKAKKQPASETESTEAPVKEAKAAVESKSPSPETQAAPVKESDSRDKQQNDQNRDNSQKRNHHGRQNKNEGRQRHGRVKGGGRVDRNNNNNRNKGRNKKNNRHNNNKSQHEDRERKPVELTGDPVAVGGILELSSKGFGFLRELNKGLDQSRDDVFVTPELIRSLGLRDGVWIKGVAKQGPRGLQVTEIKDVNGMKPEAARKLPHFEELKAVNPDKRIPFETTPERFTTRVVDIISPVGRGQRGLIVSPPRSGKTTLMMHMAEAVREKYSEDLHLMILLVDERPEEVTEFKRSLPDAEIYASSNDSGAKNHCRVAEIAIERAKRLVEAGQHVFLMMDSITRLARAYNTAMGGDKKSRGRGIQSGGIIGGALEMPRRLFASARNTRNAGSLTIIATALVHTNSRADDAIFQEFKGTGNMELVLDRRIAEQYIYPAVDIFKSGTRREELLLPEHILHKIHLIRRGLSGHRPHEAMERLIFFLKRFHSNAQMMLEIKG, from the coding sequence ATGAGCGAAGCTAAAACGGAAGGGGTAACTCCCGAAGAAAAAGCGGCACCTAAGAAAAAGACGGCTAAAAAAGCCGCCAAGAAAGCCACCGCTAAAAAAGCAGCCAAGAAAACTACCAAAAAAGTAGCGGCTAAAAAGACAGCCAAGAAGGCTGCCAAAAAGGTCGCCGCAAAAAAGGTAGCTGCTGACTCCGCACAAGCTGAACTTAATTTCGTCGCCGAATCTTCTGCCTCTCCAGCTCCTAAGGCTGAGAAGAAGCCTGCTGCCAAAGCTAAGAAACAACCAGCCTCTGAGACTGAAAGCACTGAAGCTCCAGTCAAAGAAGCCAAAGCCGCCGTCGAATCCAAGTCTCCATCTCCCGAGACACAAGCTGCTCCAGTCAAGGAATCAGATTCCAGAGACAAGCAGCAGAATGACCAGAACAGGGACAACTCCCAAAAGAGGAACCACCACGGACGCCAGAACAAAAACGAAGGCCGTCAGAGACATGGACGCGTAAAAGGCGGTGGCCGAGTCGACCGGAACAATAACAACAACCGCAACAAAGGCCGCAACAAGAAGAACAACCGCCACAATAACAACAAATCTCAGCACGAGGATCGCGAGCGCAAGCCAGTTGAACTCACTGGCGATCCAGTAGCTGTCGGCGGAATTCTCGAACTCAGCTCCAAAGGTTTTGGCTTCTTGCGTGAACTCAACAAGGGACTCGACCAATCTCGTGACGATGTTTTCGTCACCCCTGAACTGATCCGCAGCCTAGGCCTGCGTGACGGCGTCTGGATCAAAGGCGTAGCCAAGCAAGGTCCACGCGGTCTCCAAGTGACCGAAATCAAGGACGTCAACGGCATGAAGCCGGAGGCTGCCCGTAAGCTCCCACACTTTGAAGAACTCAAAGCCGTCAACCCGGACAAGCGCATCCCATTTGAAACTACCCCAGAACGCTTCACCACACGTGTCGTGGACATTATTTCCCCTGTTGGCCGTGGCCAGCGTGGACTGATCGTCTCCCCTCCTCGCTCGGGTAAGACCACTCTCATGATGCACATGGCAGAAGCTGTGAGAGAAAAGTATTCTGAGGATCTTCACCTCATGATCCTGCTCGTAGATGAGCGCCCGGAAGAAGTGACCGAATTCAAACGATCACTTCCCGACGCAGAGATCTATGCCAGCTCCAACGACTCCGGCGCCAAAAATCATTGCCGAGTTGCGGAGATCGCCATCGAACGCGCCAAGCGTCTCGTCGAGGCGGGCCAGCACGTCTTCCTGATGATGGACTCTATCACACGTCTCGCACGCGCCTACAACACTGCCATGGGTGGTGACAAGAAGAGCCGAGGCCGCGGCATCCAGTCCGGCGGTATCATTGGCGGCGCATTGGAAATGCCACGCCGTCTCTTTGCCTCTGCACGCAACACCCGCAATGCAGGGTCCCTGACAATCATCGCCACAGCACTGGTGCACACCAACTCCCGTGCAGATGATGCCATCTTCCAGGAATTCAAGGGCACAGGTAATATGGAGCTGGTTCTCGACCGTCGTATTGCTGAGCAGTACATCTACCCAGCTGTGGACATCTTCAAATCCGGCACACGCCGTGAAGAACTTCTTCTGCCTGAGCACATCCTGCACAAGATTCACCTCATCAGACGCGGGCTCTCAGGCCATCGCCCACATGAGGCAATGGAGCGCCTTATTTTCTTCCTGAAGCGCTTCCACAGTAATGCCCAGATGATGCTGGAGATTAAGGGCTAA
- a CDS encoding L,D-transpeptidase, with protein MKKYLLIVSGIAAALLSSCTNMSSGSYHSYDLPAKKPSNPSNVRVKVSTSNQMVYVMEGQTPLLVMPVSVGTAKTPTPKGNFRIFKKDHYHRANSHGYAYNGNQSVKTYIYKKPAGWKFKGTPMPYWCEFKQHYGFHTGWMKHAPCTHGCIRMHENVAPKFYSLVRVGTPVNIATSQPEDATLGRNVPRPPDAGPLKDYPNDFYLGKGYFTKHKTPTYN; from the coding sequence ATGAAGAAGTACCTCCTTATTGTTAGTGGTATTGCTGCAGCTTTGCTTTCCTCCTGCACCAATATGTCGTCCGGATCCTACCACAGCTATGATCTGCCTGCAAAGAAGCCCAGTAACCCTTCCAATGTTAGGGTCAAGGTATCGACCAGCAATCAAATGGTCTATGTGATGGAAGGCCAAACACCACTTCTTGTGATGCCTGTATCCGTAGGTACAGCCAAGACCCCTACCCCTAAGGGAAATTTCCGCATCTTCAAGAAGGATCACTACCACAGGGCAAATAGCCATGGCTACGCTTACAATGGCAACCAGAGCGTGAAGACTTATATCTACAAAAAGCCTGCCGGCTGGAAATTCAAAGGCACTCCAATGCCCTACTGGTGTGAGTTCAAACAGCACTACGGTTTCCACACAGGCTGGATGAAGCATGCCCCGTGCACCCATGGCTGTATCCGTATGCACGAAAATGTAGCTCCTAAGTTTTATAGCCTAGTCCGTGTTGGCACCCCGGTCAACATTGCTACAAGCCAGCCGGAGGACGCCACCCTCGGCCGCAACGTGCCTCGCCCTCCTGATGCAGGCCCACTCAAAGACTACCCGAACGATTTTTACCTTGGGAAAGGCTACTTCACCAAACACAAGACTCCGACCTACAACTAA
- a CDS encoding 4a-hydroxytetrahydrobiopterin dehydratase has product MSEEIISPSELEEELRKCPEWEIKGSKIIRELEFEEFMDAIDFVNLIAEAAEDASHHPDIDIRYNKVKLALTTHEIGGVTEADLEMAIRIDNICDE; this is encoded by the coding sequence ATGTCTGAAGAAATTATATCTCCTAGCGAATTAGAAGAAGAGCTGCGCAAATGTCCCGAATGGGAGATTAAAGGGAGCAAAATCATTCGAGAACTTGAGTTCGAGGAATTTATGGATGCGATAGACTTTGTGAACTTGATCGCCGAGGCCGCCGAGGATGCTTCCCATCACCCGGATATCGATATCCGCTATAACAAGGTGAAGCTAGCACTGACGACTCATGAGATTGGAGGAGTGACAGAGGCTGATCTGGAGATGGCAATCCGTATCGACAATATCTGTGACGAATAG
- a CDS encoding GNAT family N-acetyltransferase: MIPTSASAEHLKSSDTPRVETATIEDLDSLVDLVQELFELQGDFTPNRQAQEDGLRLILEEPSRGRIFILRNDHQILGMVNLLFTISTAMGGMVILLEDFIIHPTHRGQGYGSMLIDHVIKFAKQKNFRRITLLTDKISADSQNFFKKLGFSYSSMIPMRMTLE, translated from the coding sequence ATGATTCCTACTTCAGCCAGTGCCGAGCACCTCAAATCATCTGACACCCCCCGTGTAGAGACCGCAACGATCGAAGACCTGGACTCCCTGGTCGACCTCGTCCAAGAGCTTTTCGAGCTCCAAGGTGACTTCACCCCGAACCGGCAGGCTCAGGAAGACGGCCTTCGTTTGATTCTCGAAGAGCCCAGCCGCGGACGCATTTTCATTCTACGCAACGACCACCAGATACTCGGCATGGTCAACCTCCTCTTCACGATCTCCACAGCGATGGGCGGCATGGTCATTTTGTTGGAAGATTTTATCATTCATCCTACCCATCGAGGACAAGGTTATGGTAGTATGCTCATCGATCACGTGATCAAGTTTGCTAAGCAAAAGAATTTCCGACGCATCACTTTGCTCACGGACAAAATCAGCGCCGACTCCCAAAACTTCTTCAAGAAACTTGGTTTTTCCTACTCCAGCATGATTCCGATGAGAATGACATTAGAATGA
- the rpmH gene encoding 50S ribosomal protein L34: protein MSKRTYQPSKRSRKRQHGFRARMATKAGRDILRRRRQKGRKRLLPKGAEIHFKRHTTQHG from the coding sequence ATGAGCAAACGCACTTACCAACCTTCTAAGCGTTCCCGCAAGCGCCAACACGGTTTCCGCGCACGCATGGCTACTAAAGCTGGCCGTGACATCCTTCGTCGTCGCCGTCAAAAGGGACGCAAGCGCCTTCTTCCGAAGGGTGCAGAGATTCACTTCAAGCGCCACACAACACAGCACGGCTAA
- the rnpA gene encoding ribonuclease P protein component: MRLPRKFSMTQRAEFARVREYGKSRPGRYLVVSVLQEPELDHFKLGFIVTKKVGKAHLRNLLRRRFRAIIQKHGDQLKTDRYIVTIARWRAVEASFHELEKDWLKQARHFGLLKEVPE, from the coding sequence ATGCGCCTTCCGCGAAAGTTCTCCATGACACAGCGGGCAGAATTTGCCCGTGTCAGAGAATATGGGAAGTCGAGACCGGGGCGCTATCTTGTTGTCAGCGTTTTACAGGAACCCGAGCTGGATCATTTCAAGCTCGGTTTTATTGTTACTAAGAAAGTAGGTAAGGCGCATCTGCGTAACCTACTGCGCCGGAGATTCCGGGCAATTATCCAAAAACATGGTGACCAGCTCAAAACAGACCGGTACATTGTCACGATTGCTCGGTGGCGGGCTGTCGAGGCGAGTTTCCATGAATTGGAAAAAGACTGGCTTAAGCAGGCCAGGCACTTTGGGCTTCTCAAGGAGGTTCCGGAGTGA
- the yidD gene encoding membrane protein insertion efficiency factor YidD has protein sequence MKKLPVIIIRLGIRFYQKFLNPILRALGGPHSGCRFTPSCSHYFLEAVEIHGALYGSWLGICRICRCHPWGKCGHDPVPPKKS, from the coding sequence GTGAAAAAGCTGCCAGTCATTATCATCCGTCTGGGGATACGTTTTTACCAGAAATTCTTGAACCCGATTTTGCGGGCCTTGGGGGGACCCCATTCTGGGTGTCGATTCACACCAAGTTGCTCCCACTATTTTCTCGAAGCCGTGGAAATACACGGTGCACTCTATGGAAGCTGGCTGGGAATCTGCCGCATCTGCCGCTGCCACCCATGGGGCAAATGTGGGCACGACCCAGTGCCTCCGAAAAAATCTTAA